From Pedobacter aquae:
ATTGCTATAGGTACAACCTCGTTAAGAACTATCGAATCACTATATTGGATGGGTGTTAAGGCAAATCAAAATATGAGTGCTTCTATTGATGAATTAGAAGTTAAACAATGGGATGCATACGAACTTCAACAAAGTCTCACTGCATCTGATGCGCTAAATTGCTTGCTAGCTTGGTTGAAAAGAAATAAAATAGAAAAAATAATTTGCAAAACACAGCTACTTATTGTTCCGTCTTATCAATTGAAAATTGCAAACGCTCTTATTACTAATTTTCATCAGCCAAGTTCTACGCTACTTTTACTTGTTGCGGCAGTGGTGGGTGATGATTGGAAAGTTATTTATGATTATGCGTTAAAGAATGACTTTAGGTTTTTGAGCTACGGAGACGGAAGTTTACTTTTTGACAATAAACGAAATAAAAACTAATCAATTCAATATTAAAATTCCGCTTCGGACAGAAAGGAAGCAAACTTTTTATTCAGTTGAATCAGTTATCGGTTGCCAGTTTCCAGTTCTGGGTGGTGAGTTTTATTGATTGATTTTTTGTCATTGCGATGAGGAACGAAGAAGCAATCTTTTTATCAATCAGTTAGCGGTTGTTGGTTGCCAGTTATCAGTTCTCCGATGGTTTGTGCACAATCAAAATTGCTCAATATATTTAATAAACAAAAATCACAGCAAACCCTAAAGCAAAAACAAAAGCGTTTACTGTAATCTTGTACATCATTAAAAAGGCTTTACAATTATTTAAACCTATTATTTTTCCGTTTAGCAAGGCATATGAGCGCAATAGCTGTTGTTACTACCAATGCTTTAACAACTAACTTTTTCGTAAATGCTTTACGATTATATTTCCACTCGGCACCTAAGCCTTTTTCGGCAAAGAGATTAGGAAAATGACCATGTTTAAGATCATCCAAAATACCTTCTACCACATTAACCCTATCGGCAAGAATAAGCGGCAACCAGTGTGCAAAGCTAGACTCGCTATACTTAAACGCTTGTCTACGTATCATTCCGCTTAATCCGGAAGGCGGTATAGAGGCTCCAAATACGGCTGTTACATGTGGCCTTTCCATAGACTGTAAAACCTCTACCGTTTTAGCTTGCTGTGCTGGTCTTTCCCAATCATAACCTTTATGCTCTTCTTGGCTTCTATTTCTTATAGGATAGGTAGGGTCGTTTTGCGTATCTGCATCAACACCCCACCCTTCAATTTCTGTTGGATTTATATTTTTATTTTTCATGGCAAATAGCTTTATGTTCTTACTGATGGTGGTATAAGAACAGTTTTAATACAGTTATCTAATTTTGAGGAGAAGATATGATAAGCCTCGGCAACTTCTTCTAAAGGCACCCGATGAGTGATGATGGCTTTAGGATTTATTCTTCCTGCTTGCACATGCTCTATCATTTTAGGCAGTAATCTTTTTACTGATGCTTGGTTTGCCCTGATGGTGATACCTTTATTTACTACATTTCCAATAGGAATAAGATTACCAGTGGGCCCATAAACGCCAACAATAGAAACTATACCACCCTTTTTAACCGAATTGATTGCCCAATGAAGTGCCGTAGCAGCCCCCGCTTGCAACAATAATTTTTTACCTGTAATGGTTTGTAGGGCACTACCCGCAGCATCTGCCCCTACGGCATCGATACAAACATCGGCACCTAGCCAATCTGTTGCCTTTTTAAGAAAAACTACAGGATCATCCATGCTTTTGAAATTATAAGCTTCACAATTGGCGTAATTCTTTACAAATTCTAAACGGTAATCTATATGGTCTATCACAATTACCCTAGCTGCACCAAAAAGCCAAGCACATTTTGCTGCCATGATACCAACCGGACCGGCACCAAAAACCACCACTGTATCTCCTTTTTGTATACCCCCCATTTCCGCAGCTTGATATCCAGTAGGCAATACATCGGTTAACAATACGGCATCATCAGGGTCCATATCAGGTGGAATAATAGTTGGCCCAACATCAGCATAAGGGACTCGAACATACTCTGCCTGACCGCCCTGATAACCGCCTGCTGTGTGCGAATAACCAAAAATACCACCTACGGCAGTAGCTTGTGAATTAGACTCGTGGCAATTACCGTATAGCTCTTGTTTACAAAAAGCACATTTTCCACAGGCAATATTAAAGGGAACAAGCACATGGTCGCCAACTTTTAATTTTTCTACCGATGAGCCTATCTCCTCAACAATACCTATAAATTCATGTCCGAAGGTTGAGCCCACCCGAGTATCGGGCACCATACCGTGGTAAAGATGTAAATCTGAGCCACAAATACAAGATCTGGTGACTTTTACAATAGCATCATTGGGATGCAAGATTTTAGGATAAGGTTTGTGGTCTATCCGTACGCGACGCGGACCACGATAATTCATTGCTATCATAGTATAGATGTTTTTCTTTCACACCCATATATCATACCAAAGGAGAAAAATATGGTAAAGAGCTAATTCATAGATTTTTAATAATGACCAACATAAAATTTTAAAGAGAGGCTTATCTTATCGATAAAAATAAAAAAACCAAGAATCAAAAGGATAATGTTAAATCCTCTCTATTCTTGGGTTTATAATAACTTGAAAATTTTTAATTCTTATTTATAAGTTTCGGCCAATTTTAAAGCTTCATAGGCGTTAACAATACCACCAGCAATACTTAAATCAGTAAAAGGAACTTTTACTTTTTTACCATCACCTATAAATTCTACATCTTGGTTAACTTTCACAACAGATTTCATGATGATATCTTTCACCTGTACCGCACTTAAACTAGGATAATAAGATCTTATTAAAGCCGCTAAACCACTTACCACTGGGGCTGCCATACTGGTACCGCTATTAGCTTTGTATAAAGAACCCGGTATGGTAGAATTGATATCAACACCAGGGGCAAAAACATCAACGGTAGTTTTACCATAGTTAGAAAAATTAGCTTTTAAGGTTTTATCGTTTTTAGCGTCTGAAGCCCCAACTTCTATCCACGCTTGGGCGGTTTTGCCATTGTTGAAATATCTGTTAGGGTAAACACGCTCTAGGTCTAGGTTTTTATTATCATTACCGGCAGCATGTACTAGTAAAACATCTTTCTTCATGGCATATTGTACAGCCTTGTCTACCGCTTCTTTATCCCAGCTATGGCTTTTACCAAAACTCATGTTAATAACTTTAGCACCGTTATCCACGGCGTAAATAATGCTATTGGCCACATCTTTATCACGCTCATCGCCGTTAGGCACAGTTCTCACAGCTAAAATGCTTACGTTATCTGCAACGCCTCTAATACCTTTATCGTTAGTTCTATCGGCAGCAATAATACCGGCTACGTGGCTTCCATGCTCGGCATCGGGGCCCATTACATCTAAATTACCATAGCTTTTTTCGTAGCTGTTTTGGTAATTATCGCCTACCATAGATCTAGAATTATAAGCCATATTTAAGTGATAATACAATTGCTCGTAATAATATTTTACGCCTCTGGCAAGCTCTTGCTCATAAAAATCCTGAAAATCATCGCTCTTATTAGCCTTCATGTTCACCAAAATAAGTTTCTTGATTTGCTCTTGTTGTTTAGAAGCAGGGCTAGAAGCTTTAAACTCATCTAAGTTTGGTTTCTCTTTTCCTGTTGATGCAATTAAAGAATCAACTGTTTTTTTAACCGAGTACAGCATGAAATACTCTTGCTCTGCTTTACGCTTCTTTTGGTCGTAAATTTTAAGGTTCTTTTGATAAGCTCTTAAAGCAGGTAAATCTGCTTTTCGTACCGAGTTGGAGTCTTTTCCATCAAATTTCTCCATATCTCTTAATAAAACCCTTACCAATTCTATATTATCAAACTCCACATTTCCTTTAGCAGAGCCCATAAAATTCCATCCTCGCAAATCATCGGCATAGCCATTTTTATCATCATCTATACCATTACCTGCTACTTCTAGCTTGTTTTGCCATAAAACGGATTTTAAATCTTCGTGGGTAGTATCAACACCGCCATCTAAAACGGCTACAATTACCGGGGTAGATTTTTTACCTTTTAAAATTTCTTGATAAGCTTTGTCTGCACTTATCCCAAAAGAGCCGTCTTTTTGTAAATCTTTGTTGTACCAATCTGTTTTTTCTGTCTTTTGTGCTTGAAGAAAGGCCGGTATTACTAACAGCGCCAGTAATCCAATAGTCTTCATCACCTGCCTTTTTATAATTCTCATATATTATCTATTAATGATTAGGTTCTGGAAAAATAATGAATATGTTTTTAAATTTTTATTTAAACTGTTAATCTCGCTTAAAATTACACCATACAGCAAAATTGTTACTATGATAAGCTGATGATGTATAAAATGAGGCTCAAAACCAAGCTCATAGAGGAGGGGCCACAGCGGTGTTCGGGATTTTTTAGCTACCTTTGCACCTACAAAAAATTATGCCGGCAAGATAAGGCTGGGAAAAACAATCAGATATGAGTAATATAGTAGCGATCGTCGGGAGACCGAACGTGGGAAAATCAACTTTATACAATAGGCTAACAGAAACCCGCAAAGCCATAGTTGATGATATGAGCGGTGTAACCAGAGACCGCCATTACGGCCTTGCCGAGTGGACCAACAAAAACTTTACTGTTATAGATACCGGAGGTTATGTAGCAAACTCTGAAGATGTATTTGAAGCTGCCATACGTGAGCAAGTTTTAATTGCAATTGAGGAAGCAACCGTTATCATTTTTATGGTTGATGTTACCACGGGCATTACAGATTTAGACGATGAAATTGCCAGCGTTTTACGTAAAAGCAAGAAACCTGTTTTGGTTGCTGTAAATAAGGTTGATAATTACCAACTACAATCAGACGCTACCGAGTTTTATAGCTTTGGTTTAGGCGAAATTCATTGTGTTTCTTCTATGTCTGGTTCTGGTACCGGAGATTTATTAGACGAGGTTGCCAAACACCTAGAAGACGATGTTGAAGAAACTGATAGCTTGCCAAAATTTGCTATTGTAGGTAGACCAAATGTGGGTAAATCATCTATGATTAATGCCCTAATAGGTAAAGATAGAAACATTGTTACTGATATAGCTGGCACAACCAGAGACTCTATACATATCCATTACAACCAATTTGGGCATGAGTTTATGTTGATAGACACCGCCGGATTGCGTAAAAAAACCAAGGTTAGAGAGAATATCGAGTTTTACTCGGTAATGAGAACCATTAAAGCTTTAGAAGAAGCAGATGTGGTTATTTTAATGATTGATGCTGCTGAAGGTATAGAATCTCAAGATATTAATATTTTCCATTTGGCCGAGAAAAACAAAAAAGGTTTGGTATTGGTCATTAATAAATGGGATGTAATAGAGAAAGACCATAAAACAGCGAAAGCTTTTGAAGCTAAAATTCATGAGAAAATAGCTCCGTTTACAGATATTCCTATCATCTTCACCTCGGTAACAGAAAAACAAAGAATATTTAAAACAGTAGAAGCAGCAGTTAAAGTTTTCGAAAATAAAACCAAGAAAATACCTACTTCTAAACTGAATGATATTTTATTGCCTATTATAGAAAAAACACCTCCACCAGCTATAAAAGGTAAACACATTAAGATTAAATACATTACGCAAATAAACGCTTCATCGCCTATGTTTGCCTTCTTCTGTAACTTACCGCAATACATAAAAGAACCTTACAAAAGATTTTTGGAGAATAAATTGAGAGAACATTTTGATTTTTCTGGCGTTCCTATTCAGATATTCTTTAGACAAAAATAATAAACATAAAGCCTAGGTGTTTAGCATCATACTTTCATGATGCTAAACACAAATGGTATACTACCGCTTAGGTTTTAAAAATATAAAACAGATGAAAAAGCTATTTTGGGTAATTACTTTGGTTATTGGTTTTGCAGGTGCTGCTTGTAACCAAGAAGTTAAAACAGACCAGCAATTAGACTCTTTAAATCAGGCTAAAGCCGATTCTTTATTGCAAGACGCCTTAAAAGATTCTTTAGCACAAGACAACGTAGCTACAGATTCTATTGCTACAGCAGATAGCATAGCGAAATAATTAGGTTTACTTATTCAGTAGTTCTAAAGCCTTACTTACATAAGGTTCTTGATTATTGACAACTTGGTAAAAACCTTCCTCCTGAAAATAATAACGAGCTAATATAGCTTTGATATCTTTCTTAAATTTGGGGATAGCTTTGGCTATTTCTTCTTGCTTGGCTTTAATATTTCTATGCTTAATAAACCTCATTAAACTTTTAATGCTAGCATCGCTAAGCTTATAATTTTGGCTAAACTCGTAAGCGTTTTTATAGGGCAGAATCTCGTTATGGATAAGATTTCTGTACACAAATTCTTGAAGTATAGAGGCTTCAGAAACCTGCTTATAAAGCTCGGTATAATAAGAAGTATCTAGAGGCACAAAATAATCTGGCATGATACCGCCACCGCCATATACCAATCTACCTTTTTCTGTTTTATAAGGTTTATTAGATTTCACAAAAGCCGAATCTTTTAAGGCGCTATCAATAGAAACATACTCGCCACGTTCAAAACGTTTTTTAAGCTCCTCTTTATAATCTGCCACACCTTTATCATAAGATTTTTGGATAGATCTTCCTGATGGTGTAAAGTAACGGGCTACGGTTAAATTCATGGCAGAGCCATCTTCAAAAGAAAACTGCTCTTGCACCAAACCTTTACCAAAAGACCGTCTTCCTATAATATAACCTCTGTCTAAATCTTGTATAGCACCAGCCACAACTTCACTGGCAGATGCCGTTCCCTCATCTATCAAAACTACCAATTGGCCTTTTTCAAATAAACCTTCTGTAGTGGCAATATAATCTGTACGGGGCTCATGTAAGCCTTTGGTATAAACAATTAATTTTCCGTCGGGCAGGAACTGGTCTGCTAAGGCTGTAGCCGATGTTAAATAACCTCCACCATTACCTCTTAAATCCAAAATCAGGTTTTTCATACCCTTTTGGCTAAGCTTTTCCAACTCGTCAATAAAATCTTCATCGGTGTTTGCACCAAACTTACTGATTTTGATAAAACCCGTTTGGTTATTCATCAAATAAGCAACATCAATACTACTTACAATAATGCGGTCTCTTACAATTTCTAACTCTTGGATATTGCCCTTACCGTTTCTAATAACCGTTACCTTAACCCTGCTACCCTTTTTTCCCCTCAGTTTACTGATAACGTTTTCTGCCAATAAACCCTTTCCGGTTACATACTCGCCGTTAACAGCAATAATTTTATCCCCTTTTTGCAAACCAGCTTTTTCTGCTGGCCCTTGCGGCCTTATTTGCGTTACAAACAAAGTATCAGACAGTAAATAATATTCAATACCAATTCCTTCAAAATTACCTTCCAAATTTTCTGTTTGTGCTTTTGCCTGTACAGGTGGCAGGTATAAAGAGTGTGGATCTAAATTTTTAAGAATTTCATGAATGGCTAAATTCTCCATAGAATCTATGTTAACAGAATCTACATAGTTCTTTCTGATGAGGTTTAAAATGCGATTTACCTTATTGCTTTTACTAAAATCAAAAGCAATTACACCATTACCATTGCTATCAACAGAGAATTGTGTACCTAGAAAAAATCCAAGAAATAAAATCAGCAGAATAAAAAAAAAGAATAAAAAATTTTTCGTTAACGATTTCATGGACTTATATGCACAAATGTAATGACTAAACCATTAGAAAACAGAAATTTTATCTATTTATCTGTAAAAAAGCATATATTTTTTGTAGAATTTAACATTTACTATAGTTAACAACGTCCAAGTATTACATTTTAGCTCCTATTACTGTCCTTTATTCTTAATTTCTGTAATCTTATTTTATTGATGGTAAATCGACATCAACTGTACCAGAATTTTTGGTCGTAACAAAATCATGTTTAAGTCAACACTAACAAGGTACTAACAGGGTTCTAACAGGGTCATAACAGGTTACAAACTATATGATTAACCCTATAAATTACCTATGAACCTGAGTTCGATTATAAAAATAGGCTCACCTGCGAGGTTTTTTGTACTTCATATTTGATAGCCGGTTTTTTAGGAAAGAAGCTGTAAGCGATTAGTCCTGATAAAATATTAGTCAAAAAATTACCAAAAGAGCGATGTCTTGAATGCTCAATCTGGCACATATTTTTTAATTCATCATTGATGGTTTCAATCACCGAGCGCTTTCTTAGCATAATTTTATCTTTCAATTCCATTAAACAATTCTTCATATTGTTTCTGATGTTGGTAATTAGATGTAATCCGTCCACAAACAGCATGTGGGTCAGTTCTTTGGATAAGTATCCTTTATCGGCATATAGCTTACCCTTGACAGCCTGGATAAACCGTTCATTTTTAAGCGGTTCTCTGTCATCTACATTGCCTTGGGTAATGACAAAGTTTAGAATTTCACCCTTGTCATTAATAATTAGATGAAGCTTAAACCCAAAGAAATACCCCATGGTCGATTTACCTACGGTAGCAATATCCTTGAATACCCGATTGCGTTTGATACGTTTGTTCTTACATACCCGGATAGGAGTAGAATCAACAAAAGAGATCCCTGTGCATTCGCCCAGGCACATCGTTTTAAGAAAGATTGTCATGGGTAAAACGGCTGATTGCATCAGCTCTGTAAATCGATTATAGGAAACCGTTTGAGGAAATTCTGATAGCAGATGTTTCTGAACATACTGCTGGTAAAAGTGCTTCATGTTTCTAAAACTGCCCGAGTGAAAAAGAACCATTAAGGTAATGACTTCGCTATCAGACATCAGGGGCTTCCTTTTCGGAATGTTTCCTATCCTAAAAGAGCTAATATTGGCTGTAAAATGATTGCAAAACTCATCTGTTAAATAGAAAATTTCAGTAACTTTATCAATGGTAATATTCATGTTTTGTTTATCTATATACTTAAATTTCAGATACTTAAATATATAAAACACAACTGAATATTACCTCTTTATTCCTAAGATTTATTTATCATTTATCCTTTTATTATTAATCGAACTCAGGTTATGATTTACGAGTTGGTATATAGTAGTGTAAAAGGATGCTAGGATATATATCAGTTATTATTTTTTCTTGTAGCATCAAAGCGAAACCTAATGATTAATGAGCCATCATCACTTATATTTCACTCCTGATAAGCTTGACTTTAAGCTATTTTAGGTTTTTAAACGAACTGCCGTTATGTGTGATACCAACCGAACGGGGATACATCTTTCATTTAAAATATTTTCGTAAATTAACAGAATGAAAAAAAAGCAAGAAATACATTTGGATTTTGTGGTTGACAAGCTGACCAATTCTATCCAAAACACTATTTCTGGCGACAGTTTTCAAACTGAAGTTGCAAGGTTCACGCTGAAAGACAGTAAACATATTACAGTTAAAAATGGTTGGAATTTCAACTGGAAAGCCGAACTAAAAGATTACGCTAAAGAAGTTTACAAACTAACGATTATCAATAATTCGGATATTATTCAGGGTTTATTGAGCATAACTAAAGAAACAGATTATGTTTTTATGAACCTTCTAGAAAATGCGCCTTTCAATATAGGACGAAATAAACTCTATGAAGGTGTAGCTGGAAATTTAGTTGCATTTGCTTGTAAGCTCTCCTTTCAATATGGTTTTGATGGGTTTGTTGCTTTTACCGCAAAAACGAAGTTAATACACCATTATGAAGAATCTTTAGGTGCTTATCATTTTGGCGGGCACAGAATGATTTTACCAACAGAATCTGCAAAAATATTAGTTGAAAAATATTTTAAAACCTAAGATTATGGGATTTATTAGAGAACCAAAAGGCATTGACTTTATCATACAAAGTGAACCTTTAACTGAAAAAGAAAAAAAAGAAATCAGCCAGTTTATAGCAGATTATAAGGCCAATAAAAAGCAAACAGAATCGAAAAAAACGGCTAATAAACGTAAAAAGCAACATTCATAAAAAAGTACAAACACATAACCACAAGTTTATACAAAGATGGCTGAACTGCTTAAAGTAACTTTCTGCAAATTAATTTAGTTTATGCTAGCTGATATAGGTTGCGTACCTGCCAGTGGGTAAATACCGCTGTTTATTATCTGTGTAGCAAATTAAGACAGTACTCGAGCATAATTGCATAACCTCTTTTTGCTAATCGTTTTAAGGTAATAGTTAAGGTTAAGATAGGGCTTACATAAGCACTTATCAGCTATTATTTTTCTTATAGCATCAAAGCAAAGTTAAAACTACTAATTTTTTAATACGCCGTAATCGCACCTATTTTACTCCTTATAAGCCTGAATTTAAGCTATTTAGGTTTTAGACAAACTGCCATTGAGTGTAACCGAACCCCAAAAACATTCTATAACATTAAGATTAGAAAAATTGTTCCTTATACCAATTATTGGTACCTTTATAGTGAAGTTTAAAATTATGGCAAAGAACACATCAATACTACTCGGCGACTATTTCGAAAAGTTCATTAACGAACAAGTTCAGACTGGAAAATTTTCTTCTGCAAGTGAGGTTGTACGAGCAGCTTTAAGAATGTTTGAACACGAGGAAACAAAAAAAACTGAGCTTATTAAAGAACTTGTAAAAGGTGAAAAATCTGGATTTGTAAAAAACTTTAGCAGAGATACATTTTTAGATAATCTTCATCAAAAACATGTATCAAAATAATGACTTATAAAATCGGTAATGAAGCTCAAATCGACATTGAAAACATTTGGCTTTACACTTTCGAAACTTGGTCTCTTGAACAAGCAGACAGATATTTCAACTTAATCCTTAATGAAATCGAGTATTTAACTCAACATCCAACTAGTGGGAAAGATTTTAATCATATCAGAAAAGGGTATTACCGCACAAAAGTAAAATCACATTTTATTTTCTATCGAATAAATTTGAAAGAAAACGAAATAGAAATAATCAGAATTCTGCATCAGCAAATGGACATTGAAAGCAGATTAAATGATTAACCTGACGACACATAACACGCGTAACTGATGCACTACCCTCTAAATACCCTTCCAGCAAGTTTTTCTTATATAAATTGAGTCATTTAAAGCTGATATAAGCGATGCTAATTTTTAATTGTTTTTGCTGATAAAAATACAAGATTTGAACAATATCCTATCCTAGAAAAAACACTGTTCCCAATTTGGTTAGTTCCACACATTTTAAAGACCATCCAAAAATTCACTCTTCGATTATAAGTTCGGATTATAGTTCATAGCATCTTAAATTTTAATACTTCTACAGGCTATCCTCAACTATGATAATGCCCTGTTGAGTATTTGTCTATAAAAGCGCACATTTTTTTCAATAAAACTGATTATTTACCGACATTTATGCCCACCTTAATACGTTATGAGTAAAACCACCGAATCAACCTCTTTATATCATGATTTAGATCAGATGTCTGTTAAAGAAATCTTGCATAACATCAATAAAGAAGACCAAACAGTTCCTTTTGCAGTTAAAGAAGCATTGCCACAAATAGAAAAACTGGTTAATGCTGTGGTAGAAAAAATGAAAAAAGGCGGTCGCTTATTTTATATTGGAGCCGGTACCAGTGGCAGATTGGGTGTTGTTGATGCCTCTGAATGCCCGCCTACATTTGGTGTAGACTTTGAAACCGTAATTGGGCTTATTGCTGGTGGCGATAGCGCTATCAGAAAAGCTGTTGAATTTGCAGAAGACCATACCGAGCAAGCTTGGGAAGATTTAAAACCTTATAAAATCAACTCCTCAGACAGTTTAATAGGCATTGCAGCATCAGGCGAAACACCTTATGTTTTAGCTGGTTTAAAAGCAGCTAACCAAAACGGTATTTTAACTGGCTGTATAGTTTGTAATCACAACAGCAGCATTGCTAAAGAAGCCATATATCCTATTGAAGTGATTGTAGGTCCAGAGTTTTTAACAGGCTCTACCCGTATGAAAGCGGGTACTGCGCAAAAACTGGTTTTAAATATGCTGAGCACATCAGTCATGATAAAATTAGGTAAAGTTAAAGGCAACAAAATGGTTGATATGCAGTTAACCAATAATAAGCTGGTAGATAGAGGTACCCGTATGGTGATGGAAGAAACTGGATTAGACGAACAAAAAGCAAGTTACTTATTAAAAAAATATGGAAACGTTAGAAAAGCAGTGGAAGCTTTCTTAACATCTTTACAATAGTTATGCATGAAATAGAGCCTTATTTTAAGTGGAGGGATGATTATATAGCAGCAGAGGATGAAAGGTCTCCCTTTTATGAAACCCAATACAACGAGTTTTATTACGACAAACAAATCTATAATTATTTACTTCACCCACAGTGGGATACCTTTGGGTCTAACACCTTATATCTCAAAGTTTTATTTGTTGATTATGACCGCCAATACGCCATTATAGAATTTATTGGCGAGTGGAATGATGCTATTAACAACGATATTATGCTTTTGAAAAGAGAAATACTAGAAAGCATTATAAATGAAGGCATTAATAAATTTATTCTGGTTGGAGAAAACGTGTTAAATTTCCATTCATCTGATGATTGTTATTACGAAGAATGGTTTCAGGATGTAGAAGACGGATGGATTGCAGGTATTAATTTTAGACCTCATGTTATTGATGAATTTAAAACCAATAACATTGATTATTACATCAATTTTGGCGGCGAGTTAGACGATTTAAGCTGGCGACAATTAAAACCTTTACAGTTTTTTAAACGCGTTGAAGAACAATTGACGAAAAGACTGTATTAGAAGTCTCGCTTCTGAACTTTCCTTCTGAGAGATAGCTCCTTTTTATCATTACAAATACAATTATCTTTCTAATGTCTTTTAAGCATTTACCTTAAGGATAATATTTGCTTTTGACCAAAAATATCATCATTTTTGCAGCGCTTATAGAGAAAGACGGAGGGATTAGACCCTACGAAGTCTTAGCAACCTGTGCTTACAAGGTGCTACATTCTACTTAGGGTGCAACTCTAGGAAAGATAAGTGAAAGTCTAAATGCCAAAAATCCTGACTTTTCTAAATAAGCTAATAAGTATTGAGAGGTGATTATTGCGTATTGAATACCATTCAATTACGTGTATTCGCACTTCACAATACGCTCTACGCAATACGATAAAATGAATATCAGAGAAGAATTAAAAAAGAGAATTTTAGTGATAGATGGCGCCATGGGTACCATGATACAGCGTTATAACCTAACGGAGGAGGATTTTAGAAGCGAAAGATTTAAAAACCACCCATGCGATGTTAAGGGAAATAATGATTTGCTGAACATTACCCGTCCTGATGTTATCAAAGCTATTCATGCGGCTTATTTAGAAGCTGGTGCTGATATTATTGAAACCAATACTTTCAGCACTCAGCGTATTTCTATGGCTGATTATCAGATGGAAGATCTTTCTTATGAGCTGAGTTATGAAGGCGCTAGAATAGCTAAAGAAGTTGCCTTAGCATTTACAGCTCAAAATCCTGATAGGCCAAAATTTGTTGCCGGTGCTATTGGCCCTACCAACCGTACTTTATCTATCTCTCCGGATGTTAACGACCCTGGTTTTAGAGCCATCACTTTTGATTATCTAGAAGAATGCTATTACGAGCAGGTAAGAGGTTTAGTTGATGGTGGCGCAGATGTATTATTGATAGAAACTATTTTTGATACTTTAAATGCAAAAGCTGCAATTTTTGCTATCAAACGCTACGAAAAAGAATTAAACGATAAGTTAGCCAACCAGTCTCCCCTCTCCTTTGGAGAGGGGT
This genomic window contains:
- a CDS encoding zinc-dependent alcohol dehydrogenase, which encodes MIAMNYRGPRRVRIDHKPYPKILHPNDAIVKVTRSCICGSDLHLYHGMVPDTRVGSTFGHEFIGIVEEIGSSVEKLKVGDHVLVPFNIACGKCAFCKQELYGNCHESNSQATAVGGIFGYSHTAGGYQGGQAEYVRVPYADVGPTIIPPDMDPDDAVLLTDVLPTGYQAAEMGGIQKGDTVVVFGAGPVGIMAAKCAWLFGAARVIVIDHIDYRLEFVKNYANCEAYNFKSMDDPVVFLKKATDWLGADVCIDAVGADAAGSALQTITGKKLLLQAGAATALHWAINSVKKGGIVSIVGVYGPTGNLIPIGNVVNKGITIRANQASVKRLLPKMIEHVQAGRINPKAIITHRVPLEEVAEAYHIFSSKLDNCIKTVLIPPSVRT
- a CDS encoding S8 family peptidase, with translation MRIIKRQVMKTIGLLALLVIPAFLQAQKTEKTDWYNKDLQKDGSFGISADKAYQEILKGKKSTPVIVAVLDGGVDTTHEDLKSVLWQNKLEVAGNGIDDDKNGYADDLRGWNFMGSAKGNVEFDNIELVRVLLRDMEKFDGKDSNSVRKADLPALRAYQKNLKIYDQKKRKAEQEYFMLYSVKKTVDSLIASTGKEKPNLDEFKASSPASKQQEQIKKLILVNMKANKSDDFQDFYEQELARGVKYYYEQLYYHLNMAYNSRSMVGDNYQNSYEKSYGNLDVMGPDAEHGSHVAGIIAADRTNDKGIRGVADNVSILAVRTVPNGDERDKDVANSIIYAVDNGAKVINMSFGKSHSWDKEAVDKAVQYAMKKDVLLVHAAGNDNKNLDLERVYPNRYFNNGKTAQAWIEVGASDAKNDKTLKANFSNYGKTTVDVFAPGVDINSTIPGSLYKANSGTSMAAPVVSGLAALIRSYYPSLSAVQVKDIIMKSVVKVNQDVEFIGDGKKVKVPFTDLSIAGGIVNAYEALKLAETYK
- the der gene encoding ribosome biogenesis GTPase Der, with product MSNIVAIVGRPNVGKSTLYNRLTETRKAIVDDMSGVTRDRHYGLAEWTNKNFTVIDTGGYVANSEDVFEAAIREQVLIAIEEATVIIFMVDVTTGITDLDDEIASVLRKSKKPVLVAVNKVDNYQLQSDATEFYSFGLGEIHCVSSMSGSGTGDLLDEVAKHLEDDVEETDSLPKFAIVGRPNVGKSSMINALIGKDRNIVTDIAGTTRDSIHIHYNQFGHEFMLIDTAGLRKKTKVRENIEFYSVMRTIKALEEADVVILMIDAAEGIESQDINIFHLAEKNKKGLVLVINKWDVIEKDHKTAKAFEAKIHEKIAPFTDIPIIFTSVTEKQRIFKTVEAAVKVFENKTKKIPTSKLNDILLPIIEKTPPPAIKGKHIKIKYITQINASSPMFAFFCNLPQYIKEPYKRFLENKLREHFDFSGVPIQIFFRQK
- a CDS encoding S41 family peptidase, whose amino-acid sequence is MKSLTKNFLFFFFILLILFLGFFLGTQFSVDSNGNGVIAFDFSKSNKVNRILNLIRKNYVDSVNIDSMENLAIHEILKNLDPHSLYLPPVQAKAQTENLEGNFEGIGIEYYLLSDTLFVTQIRPQGPAEKAGLQKGDKIIAVNGEYVTGKGLLAENVISKLRGKKGSRVKVTVIRNGKGNIQELEIVRDRIIVSSIDVAYLMNNQTGFIKISKFGANTDEDFIDELEKLSQKGMKNLILDLRGNGGGYLTSATALADQFLPDGKLIVYTKGLHEPRTDYIATTEGLFEKGQLVVLIDEGTASASEVVAGAIQDLDRGYIIGRRSFGKGLVQEQFSFEDGSAMNLTVARYFTPSGRSIQKSYDKGVADYKEELKKRFERGEYVSIDSALKDSAFVKSNKPYKTEKGRLVYGGGGIMPDYFVPLDTSYYTELYKQVSEASILQEFVYRNLIHNEILPYKNAYEFSQNYKLSDASIKSLMRFIKHRNIKAKQEEIAKAIPKFKKDIKAILARYYFQEEGFYQVVNNQEPYVSKALELLNK